taactatttatattttttttataataattaaattaaactattcGACTATCTATATCTTTGAAAGTTAAGATTAAAAGACTCATTTAAGTGATGATAGTATCATTGTGATTACCATTAACCATCACAATAACATCACCACTGCTGCTATTATTTCTACTGCTACCACCAGTGTTAATAATTACTCCTATACATCATAATCAAAGAAATTCTGTGAAAAGTATAATGATGGATATTTATTTGAGAAAGGCAGGTCcgtgtttctttcaaattggtacTTTAATTTCTGCCAAACTTGTTCGCATGTGACCATATGTCGAGTCTATTCAATTAATTCAAAAGGGATGTGTGATATGGTAGGGGAAGTAGGGACGCGTCACTACTCACTACTCACTACATGTATATTGGAATAAAGAATATGATCTTCAGTGGCTCAAGATTACTTCTTCAATGTGtatccatattaagaacatctAACAAAATTGCAACTAGCACATAAGTGGCAAAAAAGACAGTGATGTTTAGTTTTCTCATAAATGAACGTACCATAATGATATTCCTCTCACTCTGTGTCCCCGCACATGCATGCTTTTCAACACATGCTAGCACATGCATGCTTAATAAAGTGAAGATAATTAAACCCAAGACTAAACAGATTACAAAGTAAATCTAGCAAATGCTGTTCCATACGTATCTTCGCGAAGGATAGGAACATGAGGGAGAAGGGGAACATTAAAAACTTGACAAGAAAAGGTTCCCGAGTGTCCCAAATTTGCAAGGAAGTCAGCACCTCCTTATTGGCTTCTCCACAAACATGGTCAATGCCAATCTGATTTAGCCAAGGGAATATGAATTTCTCTTACCATATAGTCTGAAATTAACATGGTGGAATTGGCTCACTCACTCTGAGTATACAAAATGTGAGACATAAAGTAGTTTTGAAAGCATTATTTATAATGCTATGCaaagaaaatcataatttataattaatcaatggcactgattttattttattataaaattgttatttattgtTGGTAAATTAGACATGAGGTttagcattttattttattataaaatcattatttttaatcaataaatggCACATGAggttaatttatatttcatttaatatttattttaaaaaatatcattggtcCATTTTTAAAATTCGTGTTTCACCTGTCATCTGTTTTCATAATGAATAAGTAAAATTACACTTTTAGTTCTTCAGTTTATCTTCAATTTCGGATTTGAtccccctataatttaattcacaaatttggtccccCAATTTTATAAATCTCTGCAAAATTGTTTCACCTGAGACGTTGACTGCCACGTGTCAATGTCTGAGTGGTTTCCTGTAAAGACTTCATTTTTTTAGGTAAAGTTGTACTTTTGGTCCCCTAGTTTTACTCTaatttcgattttggtccccttataatttaattcgcaCATTTGATCCCTCAGTTTTATAAATCTCTTTATAAATTCAGCCAAATTTCATTACTGGAAaagttgtatttcaaatttcaaacaaaaataccatTATCATACATAGGCCACTTAAGCAGTCGTATACACATAATACCGCACGGgggagcaaaaaaagaaaaaaaataggggaTTATTACAAAACCTGTTAAAgtaaaaaatctgaaaatttcAGACCTAGGTTGGGATTCATACGTTACTTTTTCGAGTTGAACAACCCCGGAAGTGGGAGAGAGACAAAGAGTGATTTTTCTCTGGATTCTAAGTGAGTGAAAAACTTGCGATGAAAAAGAAGTGCGAGATTTATCAAGACCTACCATGTCTCTAGTACCAGTAGCTAAACCATTTAAAAGATCAATTTTGCAAGAACAATTTATAAAGTATAAAACTGAGGGATTAAATGTGTAAATTAAACTATATggggaccaaaatcgaaattggagtaaaaTTGGGGGATCAAAACTGcaattttacctacaaaaaatgaagcCTTTACAGGGAACCACTCAGACGTTGACACGTGGTATTGACACGTGGTAGTTAACGTCTAaggttaacggtcaacgtccaaatCGGGCTTCCAGGACCAATTTTGCAaggatttataaaactgggggaccaaatttgtgaattaaattatagggggacCAAATCCAAAATTGGAGATAAAGTGGGGGaccaattttacaattttgccTAATGAATAACATTGATGTTGTTTAATTTGATCCATAACTATTCACTATTAgagttccaaaaaaataaaaaaccactCACTATTCGAATCATGCGGCTGACATATATAAATCGATCTGTTATACTAATCAAGCACAAATTAGATAAACCTTACTATTACAATTACATATCAATTATATATCATGACACCATCTTCCTAGACCTTGCAAGGctgcaaggaaaaaaaatatatgatcacAATTGGTTATGTAAATGCACACGTATAATCACACACAAATACAGGGGAAGGATGTAAGATTTGGAgtgtgaataaaaataaattttcccaATACTAGCTAAAagaatcataataattttaggttGAAGTTTGCTTTGAGTAATGCCATACGCTTGCTTTATGGTCTATATTTCTTCAACACTAGTGTGAATCGGGGACGTATCTTGTTCACTTTTGGGAGTTGAGAAAGACAACACCTTCTTCACATTTGAGTGCATCAGTTTGGTCCTCATCATATGCAAATGTGCCACATGAAGCCTTTCCCACCAAGCATCTAGCCTTCAATGACTCTCTTTCCCAATCAGTCTTATATACCACACCAAAAATTGACACCACACATGCGATTTGTGCTGCCAGCAACCCATAACACAGACCAACCATCCCGAGTTTCCAATAGAAGGCTAAAACAATTGCCACTGGTGCTCCTACCAAGTAAAATGAGCAAAAGTTAATAACAGCCCCAATACCAGGCCTAGCACTTCCTCTAAGGATTCCACAGCTTGTGGTTTGCGGACAATTGGCTAACTCACACAGTCCAATTATAGGTAACACTGCCACGGTCAATTGTAACACCTCGCTATCACTAGTGAACACTCTCCCCCACCTTTCTCTTCCCATTGTGGTCCACAACAAACCAAATATTGAGCTTACAAGTGCTAATCCTATTGCCACCACCGTTGACAAATTTGCCCTTTCACCCTGCCCCGCTCCAAGTTCATTTCCTACTCTGGTTGACACTGATGCACTTAGTGCCGTTGGCAAAGTGTACATAAGAGACGTGGTTTGTATCACTATGCCAGCAGTGGCTAGAGCAACACGAGGGTTATCAAGGTAACCTGCTGAAATTGTCATCAACTCGTACCACCACCATTCCAAGCAAACAGCTAGACAACTTTGTATCGAAAATTTCATTAGCATACCCCATTCCTTGGCAATAGTACTAGTACTGCTGCTAcatgttattattaaattattatgtgaCATTAGTAAAGACACGTGTAAGGACTCCTTGGGGACACGTGTATAGAACATGtacaaaagaaggaagaaaaggtTGCTAAAATTGGCAACAAAGGATGAGATAGCGATTCCCGGCACGCCAAGGTTAAGTTTGAAGGTTAGAAAAGTGAGGGTTGGAAGGTGTAGAAGAATGGATAGTAAAGTGCACCACAACAGTGGCCAAGTTGTGCCTTTACTACGTAGGAAGATTCGAAGAGGGTGGAGGAAGCTATTGGCAATGAGGTCTGGAATTGCGAAGCGGCAATAGAGGGTTGCTACTCGGGTTATGTCTGGATTCTGGCGAAGGCATAGCATGAGAGATTCGAGGTTGAGCCAAAGAAGAGAAATGGGGAGAGAAAATAGCAGTAACATGAGAATTGTTCTCTGCAAAGTTAGAGAGAGTAAGGACAAGTTTCGAGAACCGAAGGCTTGGGTGCAGAGGGGTTCCATGCCCATGGCTAGACCTGAGAGGACAGAGTAACCGGTTATGTTGGTCAAGCCTATGGCCAAAGAACCTCCGGCTAATTCCAGGCTTCCCAATCTTCCCATGCACACAACTAAGGTCATGTTTTTGAGGTAACCCACAAGACTCATGGCTGCTATTGGGAACCCTATGTCTGTCATTCTCCTTACTTCTTCCAATACCTGCATTCAT
This region of Glycine soja cultivar W05 chromosome 17, ASM419377v2, whole genome shotgun sequence genomic DNA includes:
- the LOC114393130 gene encoding protein DETOXIFICATION 55-like, with translation MLAEQKFQKTYPTVTEVLEEVRRMTDIGFPIAAMSLVGYLKNMTLVVCMGRLGSLELAGGSLAIGLTNITGYSVLSGLAMGMEPLCTQAFGSRNLSLLSLTLQRTILMLLLFSLPISLLWLNLESLMLCLRQNPDITRVATLYCRFAIPDLIANSFLHPLRIFLRSKGTTWPLLWCTLLSILLHLPTLTFLTFKLNLGVPGIAISSFVANFSNLFFLLLYMFYTRVPKESLHVSLLMSHNNLIITCSSSTSTIAKEWGMLMKFSIQSCLAVCLEWWWYELMTISAGYLDNPRVALATAGIVIQTTSLMYTLPTALSASVSTRVGNELGAGQGERANLSTVVAIGLALVSSIFGLLWTTMGRERWGRVFTSDSEVLQLTVAVLPIIGLCELANCPQTTSCGILRGSARPGIGAVINFCSFYLVGAPVAIVLAFYWKLGMVGLCYGLLAAQIACVVSIFGVVYKTDWERESLKARCLVGKASCGTFAYDEDQTDALKCEEGVVFLNSQK